One Picosynechococcus sp. PCC 7003 DNA segment encodes these proteins:
- a CDS encoding class I SAM-dependent methyltransferase: MKLNQAMKTVIDATIAKQYEQQSTCDVWQKTVMCRGDYAQRKLILRQGKADFMAGEAGLSPLQTVILYCRHYMQMHLASSRYLFKLFSMAKSTVDYPLHTDGVTMIDFGCGPMTSGLALATHIQELHQKKATINYIGIDHSAAMLEMAAVFSDRRELFTTASNFQFQQKCHHAEELIEMINHLEKDGPKSTIILNFSYLFASETLDHKQLAHTINGILKYFGERKIVFFFQNPPGDYLNKKWILFKEELAFNLESTTNQILVPYYEYQFFKINKVDVPKRAINLYYEILRNY; the protein is encoded by the coding sequence ATGAAACTGAATCAGGCAATGAAGACGGTAATTGACGCGACCATTGCGAAGCAATACGAGCAACAAAGCACCTGTGACGTGTGGCAAAAAACAGTGATGTGTAGAGGTGATTATGCTCAGCGTAAACTGATCCTACGTCAGGGTAAAGCAGACTTTATGGCTGGAGAAGCAGGGTTGAGTCCATTACAGACGGTCATCCTATATTGTCGCCACTATATGCAGATGCACCTAGCCAGTAGCCGCTACCTGTTTAAGCTATTCAGCATGGCAAAATCAACCGTTGACTACCCTTTACATACCGACGGGGTAACAATGATTGACTTTGGTTGTGGCCCCATGACCTCTGGTCTGGCCTTAGCTACTCATATCCAGGAGCTCCATCAGAAAAAAGCCACCATCAACTACATCGGCATCGACCACTCAGCCGCCATGCTAGAAATGGCAGCAGTCTTTAGCGATCGCCGAGAACTCTTTACCACTGCCTCTAATTTTCAGTTCCAGCAAAAGTGCCATCATGCAGAAGAGCTCATTGAAATGATCAATCACCTGGAAAAGGACGGCCCAAAATCCACCATCATCCTCAACTTTTCCTACCTATTTGCGAGTGAGACCTTAGACCACAAGCAGTTAGCCCATACCATTAATGGAATACTGAAATATTTCGGAGAAAGAAAGATTGTTTTTTTCTTTCAAAATCCCCCAGGAGATTACTTAAATAAAAAATGGATTCTCTTCAAAGAAGAGTTAGCTTTTAATCTGGAAAGTACCACAAACCAGATTTTGGTACCTTACTATGAATATCAATTTTTCAAAATAAATAAAGTAGATGTGCCAAAACGAGCGATAAATCTATACTACGAAATCCTAAGAAATTACTAA
- a CDS encoding WYL domain-containing protein, giving the protein MFILIGAPASGKTCIGGYCISKNKNYNLISTDNLRNQLFGNENTQGDWNLIEKEIFNQITEGLKQKQNIIYDATNAKRAWRISLIQKLRESIDPNIEIVGWHLKTPLAVCKTWNSERSRQVPEEVIEEYYQALKQFPPIAAEGFTAVYDVPYKDGALDLSVFDKKLGQLSKTQINRRNRTKHRKIEYHQYSRLLDFERLMYLISLLIQYPGLGNLQQTDPELLTKILGETQAFTQSTAEIAAVLSQTQHPIYADPKAIQKDLEWLTNNHIIGQAEIHGDLQLETIELADNEPTHPYSDREPFTRLINTIRFIVKNPFLYDSTLGSLGTLIEAMESQNIVQFGSSNSIRKDIEKILKPYGILPNRPMKKGYCIGTGILSENDLLQVYQLLQSQVQNLEDPLALELYQRFQERLGNLGQSPRSPYPVLAIHNRNIVDLSQLSTTALPARIQDVERAISTGRALELSRMLNSGRFANTPNPEGVFMAYPIQIVFYDIAWYLGFEILEGEQAGLLSFERIDRLRLVRELPQQRPKGERDLALKKLTQLIQSSGSIFIGNKVDDQKKYLSKEKGSKKTVEIKVELLCTEPIFRFISEGNQRFPKSQMKMSTRISGSPAHRKQAPYTLPPSSDQTHPHRFQVTLPKWALNDINLLRWIVGFGEQVKVVNPRELVEIVKKHGEGIVKTYDITA; this is encoded by the coding sequence GTGTTTATTTTAATAGGGGCACCGGCATCAGGAAAAACTTGCATTGGTGGATATTGTATTTCTAAAAACAAAAACTATAATTTAATATCTACAGACAATCTACGAAATCAACTATTCGGCAACGAAAATACCCAAGGAGATTGGAATTTAATTGAAAAAGAAATATTTAATCAAATCACAGAAGGATTAAAACAAAAACAGAATATTATTTATGATGCCACCAATGCCAAACGAGCGTGGCGAATTTCCTTGATCCAAAAACTTAGAGAATCCATAGACCCAAATATAGAGATTGTGGGTTGGCATCTGAAGACTCCTTTAGCAGTCTGTAAAACTTGGAATAGTGAGCGTTCCCGACAAGTCCCAGAGGAAGTGATCGAAGAATATTACCAAGCCCTCAAACAATTCCCACCCATTGCTGCAGAAGGATTTACCGCCGTCTACGATGTGCCCTACAAAGACGGAGCATTAGATCTGAGCGTTTTTGATAAAAAATTAGGCCAACTCAGCAAAACCCAAATCAATCGTCGTAATCGCACCAAGCACCGAAAAATTGAATACCATCAATATTCCCGCTTACTAGATTTTGAGCGGTTAATGTACCTGATTAGCCTACTCATTCAATATCCTGGCCTCGGTAACCTTCAGCAGACTGACCCAGAACTATTAACCAAAATCCTAGGAGAAACCCAAGCCTTTACCCAATCCACCGCAGAGATCGCCGCCGTCCTTAGTCAGACCCAACACCCAATTTATGCAGACCCTAAAGCGATCCAAAAAGATCTAGAGTGGTTGACCAATAATCACATCATTGGTCAGGCTGAAATTCACGGTGACTTACAACTAGAAACCATTGAACTAGCAGACAACGAGCCTACCCATCCCTACTCAGACCGTGAACCCTTCACCCGTCTCATTAATACCATTCGCTTCATCGTCAAAAACCCCTTTCTCTACGATTCGACATTGGGTAGCCTAGGAACCCTAATCGAAGCAATGGAGAGTCAAAACATAGTTCAATTCGGGTCTTCCAACAGTATCCGCAAAGATATCGAAAAGATCCTTAAACCCTATGGCATCTTACCCAACCGACCGATGAAAAAAGGCTATTGCATTGGCACAGGAATCCTATCAGAGAATGACCTATTACAGGTCTACCAGTTGCTCCAATCCCAAGTACAAAACCTAGAAGATCCCCTCGCCCTAGAACTTTATCAACGATTTCAAGAACGCCTAGGCAACTTGGGGCAGTCACCCCGAAGTCCCTACCCAGTGCTAGCAATCCATAACCGTAACATCGTGGACTTAAGCCAACTATCCACCACAGCCCTCCCTGCAAGAATCCAAGACGTAGAACGAGCCATTAGTACAGGCAGAGCCCTGGAACTAAGCCGAATGCTCAATAGCGGACGCTTTGCAAATACCCCAAACCCAGAAGGTGTATTTATGGCCTATCCCATCCAAATCGTCTTCTATGACATTGCTTGGTATTTAGGATTTGAAATCCTCGAAGGAGAACAAGCCGGTCTTCTGTCTTTTGAGCGCATTGATCGCCTGCGACTAGTGCGAGAACTGCCCCAACAACGTCCTAAAGGAGAACGAGACTTAGCCCTGAAAAAACTAACACAGCTCATCCAGAGTAGTGGCAGCATTTTTATTGGGAATAAAGTTGATGATCAGAAAAAGTACCTGAGCAAAGAAAAAGGCAGCAAGAAAACCGTTGAAATTAAAGTTGAACTGCTGTGCACAGAGCCAATCTTCCGTTTTATCAGCGAAGGGAACCAGCGTTTTCCAAAGAGTCAGATGAAGATGTCTACCCGGATCAGTGGTTCCCCAGCTCACAGAAAGCAAGCACCCTATACCTTGCCACCATCATCCGATCAAACACATCCCCACCGTTTTCAGGTGACCTTACCCAAGTGGGCCTTGAATGACATCAACCTACTGCGTTGGATTGTGGGCTTTGGCGAGCAAGTGAAGGTCGTAAATCCCCGAGAATTAGTCGAGATCGTTAAAAAGCACGGAGAAGGAATCGTCAAAACCTATGACATAACAGCATAA
- a CDS encoding alpha-ketoglutarate-dependent dioxygenase AlkB, producing MNSNFNNQQLELFASVTINEPQIPGLQYIEEFIDKQTEQELLNLIDRQRWLMDLKRRVQHYGYKYDYRTKKIDYSMYLGILPDWLFPIIEQMVSLNLISELPDQAIVNEYLPGQGITSHVDCKPCFTDTIISLSLNSPCVMNFDCIVNSERQSKLLKPRSLVILQGESRYLWKHGIPPRKSDQWKNQKIMRERRISITFRKVII from the coding sequence ATGAATTCTAACTTTAATAATCAGCAATTAGAGTTGTTTGCATCGGTCACAATCAACGAGCCTCAAATACCAGGATTACAATATATCGAAGAATTTATTGATAAACAGACAGAACAAGAACTTTTAAACCTAATCGATCGACAAAGATGGTTGATGGATTTAAAGCGTCGCGTCCAGCACTATGGATATAAATATGATTATAGAACTAAGAAAATTGATTATTCGATGTACCTGGGCATTCTACCTGATTGGTTATTTCCCATCATTGAGCAAATGGTTTCTTTAAACTTAATCTCTGAGCTTCCAGATCAGGCAATTGTGAATGAATATCTCCCTGGTCAAGGAATTACATCTCATGTTGACTGTAAGCCCTGTTTTACAGATACGATTATCTCTCTGAGTTTAAACTCACCCTGCGTGATGAATTTTGACTGTATTGTTAATAGTGAGCGGCAATCAAAATTACTCAAACCTAGAAGTTTAGTCATATTACAAGGAGAATCTCGATATCTCTGGAAACATGGCATTCCACCCCGTAAAAGTGACCAGTGGAAAAATCAGAAGATCATGCGCGAGCGCCGCATATCCATCACCTTTAGGAAAGTGATTATTTAG
- a CDS encoding SHOCT domain-containing protein has product MNDKRQQLQELQILRDENLISDEEYSKLRQDILSGNSLQPQTSLEKLAQKKIWVVVLWALFIPLGAYVYTRRWKAFWVTFACLGTLGFVIGAGSEDPEEAFANAFAVGSVVTPLVVGIDNGMAISRARENKPDWS; this is encoded by the coding sequence ATGAATGATAAACGCCAACAACTCCAAGAACTACAGATACTACGGGACGAAAACTTAATTAGTGACGAAGAATATTCTAAACTCAGACAAGATATTCTTTCTGGCAATAGTCTTCAACCTCAAACTTCCCTAGAAAAGTTAGCCCAGAAAAAGATTTGGGTAGTGGTTTTATGGGCGCTATTTATTCCTCTGGGGGCTTACGTTTACACTCGTCGCTGGAAAGCATTTTGGGTTACCTTTGCCTGTTTAGGCACATTGGGATTTGTGATTGGCGCAGGCAGTGAAGATCCAGAAGAAGCTTTTGCTAATGCCTTTGCTGTTGGTTCTGTGGTCACACCATTGGTGGTCGGCATTGATAACGGTATGGCGATTAGTCGCGCTCGGGAAAATAAACCGGATTGGAGCTAA
- a CDS encoding pentapeptide repeat-containing protein, translated as MKSMIRSIIQNLDTLIFWHHTAPFRPTFSKERLNDAQFQQAIQSDRRDFSRVVFVGVDFSQYSLQGFVFYQADFRLSNLSASGINLAGAELTGAFLQNMNLAGASLENAILRYANLEGANLSNCNLKDANLSKANLTNALLNQAQLTGATLVRAKAQAANLKEIQEEGLNAHQADLRGANLSESILNGAVLTQAQLDGANIAHSALRSSNLAEIQAPQLNGVGCDLSAAELQNANLQGANLQDAILQRTMLQQSNLAGIQWARADLAYATLSGAKLSDGVFDNANLEGVNLAKAVLNESNLNHAYCAGINAARANLTGSNLANADLRNANLQGADLSGANCAWADLRGANLLGIKSAGLSLENADLTEASVSGLDSIGATTWLPKEHAMRR; from the coding sequence ATGAAATCTATGATTCGTAGCATTATTCAAAACCTTGACACCCTCATTTTTTGGCATCATACGGCTCCTTTTCGCCCTACTTTTTCCAAGGAGCGTCTCAATGATGCTCAGTTTCAACAAGCAATCCAAAGCGATCGTCGTGACTTCAGTCGAGTGGTATTTGTAGGAGTAGACTTCAGCCAATATTCTCTCCAGGGATTTGTGTTTTACCAAGCAGATTTTCGCCTATCTAATCTATCTGCTTCCGGCATTAACCTAGCTGGTGCAGAATTAACCGGTGCTTTTCTCCAGAATATGAACCTAGCCGGAGCAAGTCTCGAAAATGCGATCTTGCGTTATGCGAATCTCGAAGGTGCGAACCTTTCCAACTGCAATCTCAAAGACGCCAACTTGAGTAAAGCAAATCTGACCAATGCCCTCCTTAATCAAGCGCAACTCACTGGAGCCACCCTAGTGCGGGCTAAAGCCCAAGCTGCTAATCTCAAGGAAATTCAAGAAGAGGGACTCAATGCTCATCAAGCTGATTTGCGTGGGGCCAATCTCAGCGAAAGTATCTTGAATGGTGCAGTCCTAACCCAGGCCCAGTTGGACGGAGCCAATATCGCCCACAGCGCACTACGGAGCAGTAACCTTGCTGAAATTCAAGCCCCCCAGCTTAATGGGGTTGGTTGCGATCTATCCGCAGCAGAACTACAAAATGCAAATCTCCAGGGGGCAAATCTCCAGGATGCTATTTTGCAACGTACCATGTTGCAGCAGTCAAATTTAGCAGGGATCCAGTGGGCCCGAGCAGATTTAGCCTATGCGACTTTAAGTGGTGCTAAGCTCAGCGATGGCGTTTTTGATAATGCCAACTTGGAAGGAGTTAACTTAGCAAAAGCTGTGTTGAACGAAAGTAATTTAAACCATGCCTATTGCGCAGGCATTAATGCTGCACGAGCGAATTTAACAGGGAGTAACCTTGCCAATGCTGACCTCCGCAATGCAAATCTCCAGGGAGCCGATCTGAGTGGTGCTAACTGTGCCTGGGCTGATTTACGGGGAGCAAATTTATTAGGCATCAAAAGTGCTGGCTTGAGTCTGGAAAATGCGGATCTAACCGAGGCCAGCGTTTCTGGATTAGACAGCATCGGCGCTACGACCTGGCTTCCCAAGGAACATGCTATGCGGCGCTGA